The genomic region GTCGGTGGCCGACGGTGCGCTGCGCGGCGTGACGGGTCGGCCGATGATTCTCAAGCGGTTCGTCAAGGGCATCTCCGAGGAGGCCATCTTCCAGAAGCGCGCTCCGGAGAAGCGGCCCGACTGGATCGAGGTCGCCGAGCTGAAGTACGCCTCGGGCACCTCGGCCAAGGAGGCCGTGATCCGCGAGACCGCCGGGCTGGTGTGGGCGGTCAACCTGGGCTGCGTCGACCTCAATCCGCACCCGGTGCAGGCCGAGGACCTCGACCATCCCGATGAGCTGCGCGTCGACCTCGATCCGATGCCGGGCGTCGAGTGGCCGCAGATAGTCGAGGTCGCCCTGGTGGTGCGTGACGTGCTCGCCGACTACGGGCTGACCGCCTGGCCCAAGACGTCAGGGTCGCGGGGTTTCCACATCTACGCGCGCATCCACCCGCAGTGGCCGTACAAACAGGTGAGGCTGGCCGCCGAGACCATCGCCCGCGAGGTCGAACTGCGCGCACCCCACCTGGCCACCAGCCGCTGGTGGAAGGAGGAGCGCGAGGGCGTGTTCGTCGACTTCAACCAGAACGCCAAGGACCGCACGGTCGCCTCGGCGTACTCGGTGCGTTCACGGCCCGACGCCAGGGTGTCCACTCCCCTGCTGTGGGACGAGGTGCCCGATTGCCGTCCCGAGGCGTTCACGGTCGCGACGGTGCCTGCCCGCTTCGCGGAGATGGGCGATCCGTGGGAGGGCATGGACGACGCGCCCGGTGGACTCGACGCCCTTCTGGAGCGCGCCGCGGAACTGGGCCCGGCCGACAAGGCGCCCAAGGGAGCCCGGCGGTCGAAGGACGGCCGCCGAGAATCGACGATGCCGCTCATCGAGATCGCCCGGACGAAGACCAAGGACGAGGCGATGTCCGCGCTGGGGGTGTGGAAGTCCAAGTTCCCCGATGCCGCCGAACACCTCGAGGCGATCGACGTTCTCGTCGACGGTATGCGCGGGCCGAGTTCCATCTGGTACCGCATCCGGATCAACCTGCAGCACGTGCCCGAGGGACTGCGCCCGCCGCAGGAGGACCTCATCGCCGACTACTCGCCGTGGGAGAACTACTCGGGCACGCAGGGACGACCCTGAGTATCCCCTGAGGATTTGCTGCCGCTCGGCGCGACTTCTTAGCAACTGTTTAGGGCTAACTCCCCAGTACCTTAACTTCGCTCAATAACTTGGGCAGTACGTCGAAGACAGCAGCCACCTTTGACAAGGCATCGAAGGGAGACTGAACATGGGAACCACAACCCACGTGTCGGCTTCGAAATCACCGTTCCGGTACGGCAATCCATCGATCGACTGTGCGGGCGCCGAAGTGCACACGCTGTGCAGGCAGCTCGCCTCCATCATGTCGATCACGGGTGACGTCGATGGGTTCAACGTCGATTGCCTGAGTGAGCGTGCACGGCACTGCGTCATTCCGGAGAAGGCTTTCGTCCTCGATCTCAGTGGCGTGACATCGTTCGCCAGTCAAGGAATCGCTCTGTTGGATGCCATCGATCAGGCCTGCTCCGACGCGGGTGTCGAGTGGTCGCTGGTCGCCCACGAGCCCATCTCCGATGCGCTGCGCGTGCATGCCGAGGATCCCCGCCTGCCGATTGCCGAGTCGATTCCCGAAGCACTGCAGCATTTCTCGGAAGTCGCCTTTGAACGCCGGCGCCTCCTACCCCTGCTCACCAAGTCCGCCTAGCCGAGAGGATTGAACACATGTTGCTCGACATCCGTTGGCTTGCACACCTGCTGCGTAACCGCCGCAGGCACGTGACGCCCTAAGTGACGGCGGCCGCCACCGCGGCCGGTATGGCGGTCTGTCCGCCGATCAGTTCAAAGGTCCGCCCCGCCGTATCCGGCGTGTCCAGGACCTCTACCAGCACTGCCGCCACGTCCTGACGGGGAATGCTGCCCCGCCCTGTGGCCTCAGCGATGGTGACCAGGCCCGTTCCCGCCTCATCGGTGAGCAGGCCTGGTCGGACGATCGTCGTGGCGAGTTCGCCGCGCGCCCGCACGGCGTTATCCGCATCGGCCTTGGCCCGCAGGTACGCCGCGAAGACGGGATCCGCCCCGCTCTCATCGGCGCGTGTCTCGTCGGCGCGTGAGTCCGCGCCCATCGCGGAGATCATGACGTAGCGGGGCACTCCTGCGGCGACCGCCGCGTCAGCGAGCAGGATCGCGGCATCGCGGTCGACGGTCTCCTTGCGCGCCGCGCCACTGCCTGGTCCGGCCCCAGCCGCGAACACCACGGCGTCGGCACCCCGCAGATGCTCTGTCACATCGGCGACCGACGAGTTCTCCAGGTCGACCACGGCGGCCTCGGCACCCGCCGCCTCGAGGTCGGCAACGTGCGCCGGGTTTCGGACAAGGCCGACCACGGAGTCGCCGCGGTCGGCGAGGAGGCGTTCGAGGAGCAACGCGATCTTTCCGTGCCCGCCTGCGATGACGATGCGCCTACTCATGACGCGAACACCTGGTCGTCATCGGCGAATGCCTTGAATTCCAATGCATTTCCCGCAGGGTCGTGAAGGAACATGGTCCACTGCTCTCCCGGCTGGCCCTCGAAACGCACGTAGGGCTCGATGACGAACTCGATACCAGCGGTGCGTAGCCGGTCGGCGAGCTCGTGAAACCTCGGCACGGTCAGGATGAGCCCGAAGTGCGGTACCGGCACGTCGTGTCCGTCGACCGGGTTGTGAATCGGGACAGCACGCCCAGGCGCGAGGTGCGTGACGAGCTGGTGGCCGTGCAGATTCCAGTCCACCCACGTCTCGGCGCTGCGGCCCTGCTCGAGGCCGAGGACATCGCCGTAGAACCGCATCGCGTCCGACAGGTCGTCGACGGGCATGGCCAGGTGAAACCGGGGAATCGGCGAGGAGAGGACGGTCATGGCGGGCTCACAGACTGTTGACGGGGCTACTCGACCAACGCCCCACCCGATTGCCCTGTTCCGGATGCGCCGTTGTACGGACGTGTCGTATGGCTTACCGTTGGGCTGACCGTTAGCGGATTCGACGGAGGGTTTCGGGCCGATGAACAACGAGGACGCGGTACGAGCACCCTTCCTGCGGGTGACAGCGCCTAACGTCGCCGACGCGGTCCGATCAGCGGGCGGGTTGATGTTCGACCGGGCCAGGCTGGGGTGGCGGGTGACTGTCTCGGTATCCGAGGACCAGGACACCCGAGCCCTGCGAGTTCTCGGTGCCGAGGTCGACCAACCGACGGACGATCCACTCCCGGCCAGCTCACGCCCGGCCGATTCACGCGACGGACCGGCGGCGCTGACGGCGGAGTCCGCCGAGGTCACGGTGTGGGGGGCGGCGCTGCCCGTCGACAATGACAGCTCGGTGGTGAGCTATCGCCTCAGCCGCGCTGCCCAGGTCTTCAAGGCCCAGGCGCTCATCGCGGCTGGTCTCGCCGAGGCGGTCGAGCCGACGGAGACGTTCTCGACGCCGTGCCCGCCGCACGTCATCGCGTCGGATCTCACAGTCGCGGGATAAGCCGCGGGATAGGGAGTGCCCGGGTCACGCCTCGTGCCCGGGATCGACATCAGCGACATCGACGAAGGTCACCAGGCCCCCGAAGGACTCCGGGGCATCACCGGTGATCGGTTCCAGTAGATGGCCGACGTGATCGCCTGCGTCGAAGCGGGTGAGAACCCTACCGACGAACCAGGCGACCGCATCATCGAGGATCGGCATGTCGTGCGGTCCGACATGCCATGCGCAGCGACCGAACTTGTCGACCTCGTCACCGGTCTGACTGCCGAACAACCGTGCTAGTTCGACGTGCTGACGCGAGAGCACGTGCACCGCGAGATGATCCGCGTCGCGCGCAACGCGGTAGGTGTGGTTGCGCTTGGACAGTCCGATCAGGAATCGGGGCGGCCGGATGCTGGTCTGGCTCGCGAAGCCGACCAGACAGCCGGCACGGTTCCCCTGCGTCTGCGTCGTCACGACGAACATCGGGTAATCGAGGTGTCCGACCAGCCGCTCGAAGGCATCAGAACCCGACAGCGCCACGACCGCCCCTCCCACTCGATGGGACTGAAACCTAGACGCACTGTATCGGGCGACCTCGACCAGCCCTTTGTTACTGGAGTGAATTCTGAGACAATTGGGTACGCAGTGGC from Mycolicibacterium sp. YH-1 harbors:
- the ligD gene encoding non-homologous end-joining DNA ligase — its product is MPAPLSLEVGGRTLSVTNPDKVVFPDAGVTKRDLVEYYLSVADGALRGVTGRPMILKRFVKGISEEAIFQKRAPEKRPDWIEVAELKYASGTSAKEAVIRETAGLVWAVNLGCVDLNPHPVQAEDLDHPDELRVDLDPMPGVEWPQIVEVALVVRDVLADYGLTAWPKTSGSRGFHIYARIHPQWPYKQVRLAAETIAREVELRAPHLATSRWWKEEREGVFVDFNQNAKDRTVASAYSVRSRPDARVSTPLLWDEVPDCRPEAFTVATVPARFAEMGDPWEGMDDAPGGLDALLERAAELGPADKAPKGARRSKDGRRESTMPLIEIARTKTKDEAMSALGVWKSKFPDAAEHLEAIDVLVDGMRGPSSIWYRIRINLQHVPEGLRPPQEDLIADYSPWENYSGTQGRP
- a CDS encoding STAS domain-containing protein — translated: MGTTTHVSASKSPFRYGNPSIDCAGAEVHTLCRQLASIMSITGDVDGFNVDCLSERARHCVIPEKAFVLDLSGVTSFASQGIALLDAIDQACSDAGVEWSLVAHEPISDALRVHAEDPRLPIAESIPEALQHFSEVAFERRRLLPLLTKSA
- a CDS encoding NAD(P)H-binding protein, producing the protein MSRRIVIAGGHGKIALLLERLLADRGDSVVGLVRNPAHVADLEAAGAEAAVVDLENSSVADVTEHLRGADAVVFAAGAGPGSGAARKETVDRDAAILLADAAVAAGVPRYVMISAMGADSRADETRADESGADPVFAAYLRAKADADNAVRARGELATTIVRPGLLTDEAGTGLVTIAEATGRGSIPRQDVAAVLVEVLDTPDTAGRTFELIGGQTAIPAAVAAAVT
- a CDS encoding VOC family protein codes for the protein MTVLSSPIPRFHLAMPVDDLSDAMRFYGDVLGLEQGRSAETWVDWNLHGHQLVTHLAPGRAVPIHNPVDGHDVPVPHFGLILTVPRFHELADRLRTAGIEFVIEPYVRFEGQPGEQWTMFLHDPAGNALEFKAFADDDQVFAS
- a CDS encoding flavin reductase family protein → MALSGSDAFERLVGHLDYPMFVVTTQTQGNRAGCLVGFASQTSIRPPRFLIGLSKRNHTYRVARDADHLAVHVLSRQHVELARLFGSQTGDEVDKFGRCAWHVGPHDMPILDDAVAWFVGRVLTRFDAGDHVGHLLEPITGDAPESFGGLVTFVDVADVDPGHEA